In the genome of Ancylomarina subtilis, one region contains:
- a CDS encoding dipeptidase: MKKLIILISLISIAIGQKAEACTDIVAGKKATVDGSVITSHTYGGNDTRIRVVQGQKFPAGSMCPVYYGIQEINGALDNYGEIIGQIPQVEQTYTYFHSAYSHMNEHQLAIAESTLSQKPELQVDRETGKQIMTVEQAMIFALQRCKTAREAIKLITSLMDKYGFLPSCGPESEALCIADPNEVWVLEIVAVGKNWTPESGKAGAIWAAQRVPDDHIAIVPNWSIIKEIDLSKPEWFMASDNYKQVAIDHGWYKEDSGKPFIWQKAYSPCFREWASGRFWLFYSSFAPNLKEWPDRSLSNPFKGQDAYHQYVEDVSLYPFSVKPEKKISVQDIMAFQRSTFEGTIYDKTSDPDWYVPTKDGKLEKSPLTTPFPTTAMRELLDITNRRNVSKGNYGMICQLRSWLPDAIGGVYWVFQDNQFTSPYVPIYAGTEEIHESYKNYDPNQYDPTSARWAIDFVDNLMYLRWQDAVKDMQMYRDPFQQSLFDNMEANDKKATELYTKNPKKAKAFLTQKSNENMQGVVDLFTKIRNILITKYTNNKQGS; encoded by the coding sequence ATGAAAAAGCTAATCATTCTAATAAGCCTCATCAGCATAGCAATTGGACAAAAAGCAGAAGCCTGCACCGATATTGTAGCTGGTAAAAAAGCAACAGTAGACGGTTCAGTGATTACCTCGCACACCTATGGAGGGAACGATACCCGAATTCGTGTTGTGCAGGGGCAAAAATTCCCCGCTGGAAGCATGTGCCCCGTTTACTACGGCATTCAGGAAATTAATGGGGCATTGGATAATTACGGTGAGATTATCGGCCAAATTCCACAAGTGGAACAAACCTACACCTATTTTCATTCAGCCTATTCGCACATGAATGAACACCAACTGGCAATAGCTGAAAGTACACTCAGTCAGAAGCCGGAGTTGCAGGTTGATAGGGAAACTGGCAAACAAATCATGACCGTTGAGCAAGCTATGATTTTTGCCTTGCAGCGCTGTAAAACAGCACGCGAAGCTATAAAGCTAATTACATCACTGATGGATAAATATGGATTCCTCCCCTCTTGTGGTCCTGAATCTGAGGCTCTTTGCATAGCCGACCCCAATGAAGTTTGGGTGCTTGAAATTGTGGCAGTGGGTAAGAATTGGACTCCTGAATCCGGGAAAGCGGGTGCCATTTGGGCTGCTCAACGTGTACCGGACGATCACATTGCCATTGTACCCAACTGGAGCATCATCAAAGAAATTGATCTTTCGAAACCGGAATGGTTTATGGCATCAGATAATTACAAACAAGTCGCTATCGATCATGGCTGGTACAAAGAAGATTCGGGAAAACCCTTCATCTGGCAAAAGGCTTACAGCCCTTGCTTCAGAGAATGGGCAAGCGGCAGATTCTGGTTGTTCTACAGCAGCTTTGCTCCCAATTTAAAGGAGTGGCCTGATCGTAGCTTAAGTAATCCTTTTAAAGGACAGGATGCCTACCATCAATATGTTGAGGATGTTTCACTCTACCCTTTCTCGGTGAAACCAGAGAAAAAGATCTCTGTTCAGGATATTATGGCTTTTCAGCGATCAACATTTGAAGGGACCATTTACGATAAAACCTCAGATCCGGATTGGTACGTTCCTACGAAAGATGGCAAACTTGAAAAAAGCCCTTTAACAACACCCTTTCCTACAACGGCCATGCGCGAATTACTGGATATTACCAACCGTAGAAATGTATCAAAAGGTAACTATGGTATGATCTGCCAGTTGCGATCGTGGTTACCCGATGCTATTGGTGGCGTTTACTGGGTTTTCCAGGATAATCAATTCACATCTCCGTATGTGCCCATCTATGCTGGCACAGAGGAAATTCACGAATCCTATAAAAATTACGATCCAAACCAATACGATCCGACATCAGCACGCTGGGCCATCGACTTTGTGGACAACCTGATGTATTTGCGTTGGCAGGATGCCGTTAAGGATATGCAAATGTATCGTGATCCTTTTCAGCAAAGTTTGTTCGATAATATGGAAGCCAATGACAAAAAAGCAACAGAACTATACACTAAAAATCCTAAAAAAGCTAAGGCATTCCTGACTCAAAAAAGCAATGAAAACATGCAAGGTGTGGTTGATTTGTTCACCAAAATCAGGAATATTCTAATCACCAAATACACAAACAACAAACAAGGAAGCTAA
- a CDS encoding S28 family serine protease: MKIKKFRYLLVITLMGLMAACQTQTKDLLTQLSELPNVSVEKIVGDTTFNGYYEMWFTQPIDHENPKLGTFKQRVLLGHRDLSKPMVVEIQGYNIWTNKAGELSKLIDANQLTIEHRYFKQSRPDSLQWDKLTIKQAAADQHTVIQALKKIYENKWITTGISKGGQTTIYHRYYYPDDVDVSVPYVAPMNLNREDDRIHKHLASVGDELTRKKIKDFQIACFEKKTDLIPLLDKLAKEKDYQFSIGLEKALDLNILEYSFSFWQWGNTNSDEIPGSDASPEDLFQHLTKASSFSFFEDKDIIKQQPFFYQALTEIGMYSYEVSPFKKYINYPKDLTFDFTLPKGVEGTFRPESMQAVNHWLQSDAEKILFIYGEYDTWSATQVDLNGNDKCKKFVNPAGAHSTRIKSFPPEMQKEIVKTLETWLEMDIDEEKLISN, from the coding sequence ATGAAAATCAAAAAATTCAGATATTTACTAGTCATTACCCTTATGGGGCTTATGGCAGCCTGCCAAACACAGACTAAAGATCTTCTCACTCAACTTAGCGAACTACCCAATGTGAGTGTCGAAAAAATTGTTGGTGATACCACTTTCAATGGATATTACGAAATGTGGTTTACACAGCCTATCGATCACGAAAACCCAAAACTGGGTACTTTTAAGCAAAGAGTTCTTTTGGGACACCGCGATCTTTCAAAACCTATGGTTGTTGAAATACAAGGCTATAACATCTGGACTAACAAAGCCGGAGAACTCAGTAAACTAATCGATGCCAATCAATTGACCATTGAGCATCGGTATTTCAAACAATCAAGACCCGATAGTTTGCAATGGGACAAGCTTACTATTAAGCAAGCAGCTGCCGACCAACATACTGTCATTCAAGCCTTAAAAAAGATCTATGAGAATAAATGGATTACAACAGGTATCAGTAAAGGCGGGCAAACAACCATTTACCACCGCTATTATTATCCCGATGATGTGGATGTGAGTGTGCCTTACGTAGCTCCGATGAACCTCAACCGGGAGGATGACAGAATACACAAACATCTGGCTAGTGTAGGAGATGAATTAACTCGAAAAAAAATCAAGGATTTTCAGATTGCTTGTTTCGAAAAGAAGACCGATCTCATACCATTACTGGATAAACTTGCTAAAGAAAAAGATTACCAATTTTCAATAGGTCTGGAAAAGGCTTTGGATCTAAATATCCTTGAATATTCTTTTTCCTTTTGGCAATGGGGCAATACCAATTCCGATGAAATCCCGGGATCGGATGCCAGTCCTGAAGATTTATTCCAACACTTAACAAAAGCTTCATCATTTAGTTTCTTCGAAGATAAAGACATCATTAAACAACAACCCTTTTTCTATCAGGCACTGACTGAGATTGGCATGTACAGCTACGAGGTTTCGCCTTTTAAGAAATACATTAACTACCCAAAAGATTTAACCTTCGATTTCACATTGCCTAAAGGGGTTGAAGGAACTTTCAGGCCGGAATCGATGCAGGCTGTCAATCATTGGCTACAATCCGATGCAGAAAAGATATTATTTATTTATGGAGAATATGATACATGGTCAGCCACTCAAGTGGATTTAAATGGTAATGACAAATGCAAAAAATTCGTAAATCCTGCCGGAGCACACAGCACCCGCATCAAAAGCTTTCCTCCTGAAATGCAAAAAGAGATTGTGAAAACACTGGAAACCTGGTTGGAAATGGATATTGACGAAGAAAAATTAATTAGTAACTAA
- a CDS encoding proline racemase family protein gives MNILDDWKWEAPKDWLKIKTIDLHTGGEPLRVFTHGFPEIKGNTILEKHRYFRDNFDYIRTGTMWEPRGHADMYGAIITEATTENGDFGTFFLHNEGYSTMCGHAMIALITLVLDTGMIVREENNPIIRIDAPPGQITCQAFRKNGKVKRVTFQNVPSFMALKDQIVNVPDLGKVLFDLAYGGAFYAYVQAEDLGLNLDESDYNKLIESGRKIKYAVMDQFDVKHPFEEDLSFLYGTIFIGKAKGPKHHSRNVCIFAEGEVDRSPTGSGVSARAAIHYAKGELNENEEITIESILGSTMTVKIVKSCEYGDHHAVIPEVSGTASITGQNEFYFDPNDPLKDGFIFR, from the coding sequence ATGAACATACTTGACGATTGGAAATGGGAAGCCCCAAAAGACTGGTTAAAAATTAAAACCATCGACCTGCATACCGGAGGCGAACCCTTACGCGTATTCACACATGGTTTCCCAGAGATCAAAGGCAATACCATACTTGAAAAGCATCGCTACTTTCGCGATAATTTTGATTACATCCGCACAGGAACCATGTGGGAGCCCCGGGGACATGCCGACATGTATGGCGCCATAATTACTGAAGCCACCACTGAAAATGGGGATTTCGGGACCTTCTTTTTGCACAACGAGGGTTACAGCACCATGTGCGGCCATGCCATGATTGCACTGATTACACTGGTTCTGGATACAGGGATGATCGTACGTGAAGAAAACAATCCCATCATCCGAATTGATGCCCCTCCGGGACAAATCACCTGTCAGGCTTTCAGAAAAAATGGGAAAGTAAAGCGTGTTACCTTTCAGAATGTGCCCTCCTTTATGGCTCTAAAAGATCAAATTGTTAACGTCCCCGACTTAGGCAAAGTTCTGTTTGACCTGGCTTATGGCGGCGCTTTTTATGCCTATGTGCAAGCAGAAGATTTGGGTTTAAATCTGGATGAATCGGATTATAATAAACTAATTGAATCTGGGCGTAAAATTAAATATGCGGTTATGGATCAGTTCGACGTGAAACACCCATTCGAAGAAGATCTAAGCTTCCTGTACGGTACCATTTTCATTGGTAAAGCCAAGGGTCCAAAGCATCACTCTCGCAATGTCTGCATTTTTGCCGAAGGCGAAGTCGATCGTTCGCCAACAGGATCAGGAGTAAGTGCCAGGGCAGCCATTCACTATGCAAAAGGAGAATTAAACGAAAATGAAGAAATCACTATTGAAAGCATCTTGGGCAGCACCATGACCGTGAAAATTGTGAAGTCTTGTGAGTATGGCGACCACCATGCCGTAATCCCGGAGGTAAGTGGCACAGCTTCCATCACAGGACAAAATGAATTTTATTTTGATCCCAATGATCCCCTAAAGGATGGGTTTATTTTTAGATAA
- a CDS encoding ornithine cyclodeaminase family protein — protein MLILNQKEIWSALSVEEALAAIEEAFLLFEAGDFHMPNRMHAHHGDNTLLLMPCFTDQFFGTKLVSVNPENPKRNRPSIYGSMILNDGQNGEPLALINGAALTAFRTGAVGGIGIKYTTPESADSLGIIGTGMQGFTQALFACKVRPIKALYVFDMQQEKVNEFIAKLHIELPNVELKTCNSNRELVEKSQIIITATTSKQAVIPEDRDLLKGKHFIGIGSYKPDMHEFPEQLYPLLDTLYVDTPFAKEESGDIATPLKNGLITDNQIIPISKLIKSKQKIKPETSLFKSVGMALFDLIIAREIYRKAINLNIGTKIEI, from the coding sequence ATGCTCATACTAAATCAAAAAGAAATCTGGTCAGCACTTTCCGTAGAAGAAGCGTTGGCTGCTATAGAAGAAGCTTTTTTGCTTTTTGAGGCTGGGGATTTTCATATGCCCAATCGCATGCATGCACACCACGGGGATAACACGCTCCTTTTAATGCCTTGTTTTACCGATCAGTTTTTTGGAACCAAACTCGTTAGTGTTAACCCGGAAAATCCAAAAAGAAATCGACCTTCCATTTACGGCAGTATGATTTTAAACGATGGTCAAAATGGGGAACCATTAGCTCTAATAAACGGTGCAGCACTAACCGCATTCCGAACAGGAGCAGTCGGTGGAATTGGAATCAAATACACCACACCTGAGAGTGCAGACTCATTAGGAATTATTGGCACGGGCATGCAAGGCTTTACACAGGCTCTCTTTGCCTGTAAAGTTCGTCCTATCAAAGCGCTTTACGTATTCGATATGCAACAAGAGAAAGTAAATGAATTCATTGCAAAGCTTCACATAGAATTGCCTAATGTTGAACTAAAAACGTGTAATAGCAATCGGGAATTGGTTGAAAAAAGTCAAATTATTATTACAGCCACCACATCGAAACAAGCTGTTATCCCTGAAGATAGAGACCTGTTAAAGGGCAAGCATTTTATTGGCATTGGGTCCTACAAACCCGACATGCATGAATTTCCTGAACAACTCTACCCTCTTCTGGATACATTATATGTAGACACTCCCTTTGCCAAGGAAGAATCTGGAGATATTGCGACGCCACTTAAAAATGGCTTGATAACCGACAATCAAATCATTCCTATCAGTAAACTGATTAAATCTAAGCAGAAAATCAAACCAGAAACGAGTCTGTTTAAGTCAGTTGGGATGGCTCTGTTTGACCTGATTATAGCTCGGGAAATATATCGCAAAGCCATCAATTTAAACATCGGAACTAAAATAGAGATATAG
- a CDS encoding aminopeptidase P family protein, translating into MFSKETYINRRNKLKSDVKSGILLFLGNDESGMNYADNTYHFRQDSTFLYFFGSDYAGLNAIIDIDENREIIFGDELTIDHIVWMGSQPTIKEKSEYVGIHETKPASQLKDYLQTAIAKGRQIHYLPPYRPEHQIKLFELLSIMPSQANAGQSINFIKAVVNQRNYKSQEEIVLIEDAVNITAEMHLAAMRMARAGMKESEIAAAVQQVAIAAGGQLSFPVIATINGQTLHNHYHGNTLKSGDMLLLDCGAENSMHYAGDMSSTFPVDKTFTARQKEIYQIALNAHEAAIDMLAPGVKFKDIHLKAGRTIAEGMKEMGFMKGDLDAAVQQGAHALFFQCGLGHMMGMDVHDMENLGEVYVGYNGEAKSTQFGLKSLRLGRELEENFVLTIEPGIYFIPELIDMWKAENRFAEFINYDKVEQYKDFGGCRNEEDFLITKNGARLLGKPIPKTIADVEAMR; encoded by the coding sequence ATGTTTTCAAAAGAAACTTATATCAACAGACGCAATAAGCTTAAATCTGATGTTAAATCTGGTATACTCCTATTTCTGGGGAATGATGAGTCAGGCATGAATTATGCCGACAACACCTATCACTTCCGTCAGGATAGTACCTTCCTGTATTTTTTCGGATCTGACTATGCTGGCTTAAATGCCATTATCGATATCGATGAAAATCGTGAGATCATTTTTGGTGACGAATTGACAATAGATCATATTGTTTGGATGGGAAGCCAGCCTACGATTAAGGAAAAATCAGAGTATGTTGGAATTCACGAAACAAAACCTGCCTCTCAACTAAAGGATTACCTTCAGACTGCAATAGCAAAGGGAAGACAAATCCATTATTTACCACCTTATCGCCCGGAACATCAAATTAAACTATTTGAGCTTTTAAGTATAATGCCATCTCAAGCCAATGCGGGGCAATCTATCAACTTTATAAAAGCTGTGGTAAATCAAAGAAACTACAAAAGTCAGGAAGAAATTGTATTAATTGAGGATGCCGTAAACATTACTGCTGAAATGCATTTGGCTGCAATGCGTATGGCTCGCGCAGGCATGAAAGAATCCGAGATTGCTGCGGCCGTTCAACAAGTGGCTATTGCTGCTGGCGGACAACTGTCCTTTCCGGTTATCGCCACCATCAACGGTCAAACGCTGCACAACCATTATCATGGCAATACCCTAAAAAGTGGCGATATGTTACTGCTCGACTGTGGTGCTGAGAACAGCATGCATTATGCTGGCGACATGTCAAGTACTTTCCCTGTAGACAAAACATTTACCGCTCGCCAAAAGGAAATTTATCAGATTGCTCTTAATGCTCACGAAGCTGCTATTGATATGTTAGCTCCGGGAGTAAAATTTAAGGATATTCATTTAAAGGCTGGTCGAACAATTGCTGAAGGCATGAAAGAAATGGGCTTTATGAAAGGTGATTTGGACGCAGCAGTACAACAAGGTGCTCATGCACTATTTTTCCAATGTGGATTGGGTCATATGATGGGTATGGATGTACATGATATGGAAAATCTGGGTGAGGTTTATGTTGGTTATAACGGTGAAGCTAAAAGCACGCAATTCGGCCTTAAATCCTTGCGTTTAGGACGTGAATTGGAAGAAAATTTTGTTCTGACCATTGAGCCGGGCATCTATTTTATTCCTGAGCTGATTGATATGTGGAAAGCTGAAAACCGCTTTGCTGAATTTATAAACTACGACAAAGTGGAACAATACAAAGACTTTGGTGGTTGCCGCAACGAAGAAGATTTCTTAATTACTAAAAATGGCGCTCGTTTACTGGGAAAACCAATTCCTAAAACCATAGCAGACGTCGAAGCTATGAGATAA
- a CDS encoding lysine exporter LysO family protein: MKGSLIILSFFVLGLILGLTRFLPTTLLEGNFSIYALYLLMFLVGIGIGTDRDSWKVIKQVNIKIILVPLSVIVGSLIGVSAVSVFLSNINFGEAMAVGAGFGYYSLSSVMITEFHGETLGVIALLSNIIREILTLLATPLFVRYFGKLAGIASGGATAMDTTMPIIVQYSGKEYAIIAVFSGIVLTILVPVIVPLILQFL; the protein is encoded by the coding sequence ATGAAAGGCAGTTTAATTATTCTTAGTTTTTTTGTTTTGGGCTTAATTCTTGGCCTAACTCGCTTTTTACCCACTACCCTTTTAGAGGGGAACTTCAGTATATATGCCCTTTACCTTCTTATGTTTTTAGTTGGAATTGGTATCGGGACCGATCGTGATTCATGGAAAGTGATTAAGCAAGTCAATATTAAAATCATACTCGTCCCCCTTTCGGTGATAGTAGGCTCATTAATTGGTGTATCAGCCGTATCGGTGTTTTTATCCAACATCAATTTTGGCGAAGCAATGGCTGTGGGAGCTGGTTTTGGCTATTACAGTCTTTCATCAGTGATGATAACAGAATTTCATGGTGAAACCCTGGGCGTTATTGCTTTATTATCAAATATTATACGAGAAATCCTTACCCTACTGGCTACACCTCTATTTGTAAGATATTTTGGAAAACTTGCCGGCATTGCATCGGGCGGGGCAACCGCTATGGATACCACCATGCCTATTATTGTTCAATATTCGGGTAAAGAGTATGCCATTATTGCTGTTTTTAGCGGAATTGTATTAACAATATTAGTTCCTGTTATTGTGCCTCTAATTCTCCAATTTTTATAA
- a CDS encoding LysO family transporter, producing MLLDIIIVLSIMILGIGIGLFIGNRPKVIKVVGILTSFAIFLLLFLLGIGVGTNDKIINNLHSIGLQALILTLGAILGSLICAWATYKFFFKTGK from the coding sequence ATGCTACTCGACATCATCATTGTCCTATCTATTATGATTTTAGGAATAGGAATTGGCCTATTTATTGGAAACCGCCCAAAAGTTATAAAAGTTGTGGGCATTTTAACCTCATTCGCTATTTTTCTCTTGTTATTTCTCTTAGGGATAGGCGTAGGTACGAATGATAAAATAATCAACAATCTTCATTCTATAGGTTTGCAGGCTCTCATCCTGACACTAGGTGCGATACTGGGGTCATTAATTTGTGCCTGGGCAACCTATAAATTCTTTTTTAAAACCGGAAAATAA
- a CDS encoding RagB/SusD family nutrient uptake outer membrane protein → MNRYIYLFFICIGLSFSACNEDYLDVKSPDQLTGESFWRNESDAEAGLAAAYSQLECATSYWGFAEIKFTVELFPSDLIELGNDALNYEDWFSIFNFNSTAGNTQTTQYWNIHYKGINYANQVIEKVGEMTEEQISTDAKDRILAEAHFLRGYYHLKLLLNWEKIILRDAYPKGLSGIDKGLSERAECWDFIIKDFETATIHLPESNSVENMGRATKWTALAFLGKANLFCASESNSDAAKYYKAAKTAFEPVVAKKGDNLEASFISMFDGTNQNSDEALFELQLSTNTDNGSWFKFPYHRWLKPAGLGGWDEIAGSDFLLQEFKKEGKTATDGRFDHRLYETLFFDDEYFNDAANPRVYSYTYKEWWDYNGVPYDKTGFRKYLPKSEDEFYSTAIGNNIPLLRYADVLLMYAETLNELDETSAAIPHINVVRARAGMPAMTGSSKSDVTKQIEHERICELAMEGTRFHDLRRWGKLNTTMADHGRTGVSDATHFFPIPESEINSNNAIE, encoded by the coding sequence ATGAACAGATATATATATTTATTCTTCATCTGCATCGGCCTGTCTTTCAGTGCTTGTAATGAAGATTATCTAGACGTGAAATCTCCCGATCAGTTAACGGGAGAGAGTTTTTGGAGAAACGAAAGTGATGCCGAAGCAGGACTTGCTGCAGCCTATTCTCAACTTGAATGTGCAACCAGTTATTGGGGCTTTGCTGAAATAAAATTTACGGTAGAATTATTCCCCTCAGATTTAATCGAACTGGGTAACGATGCGTTAAACTATGAAGATTGGTTCTCTATTTTCAATTTTAATTCAACAGCAGGTAATACACAAACAACGCAATATTGGAATATCCACTACAAAGGCATTAATTACGCCAATCAGGTTATCGAAAAGGTTGGTGAAATGACTGAAGAACAAATTAGTACTGATGCAAAAGATCGAATTCTTGCAGAGGCTCATTTTCTTAGAGGCTATTACCATCTCAAGTTACTATTAAACTGGGAAAAAATTATTCTACGTGATGCCTATCCTAAAGGCCTGTCCGGCATAGATAAAGGCCTAAGCGAAAGAGCCGAATGCTGGGATTTCATTATCAAAGATTTTGAAACCGCAACAATCCACCTACCTGAAAGTAACTCTGTTGAAAATATGGGGCGTGCAACAAAATGGACAGCTTTAGCTTTCTTAGGTAAAGCAAACCTATTCTGTGCCAGTGAAAGCAATTCTGATGCTGCGAAGTATTACAAAGCTGCAAAAACGGCATTCGAACCGGTTGTTGCAAAAAAAGGAGATAATTTAGAAGCATCATTCATCTCTATGTTTGATGGAACAAACCAAAACTCTGACGAGGCATTATTCGAACTACAATTATCAACCAATACAGATAATGGTTCTTGGTTTAAGTTTCCATATCACCGTTGGTTAAAACCCGCTGGTTTAGGTGGATGGGATGAGATTGCCGGTAGTGATTTCCTTCTTCAAGAATTCAAAAAAGAAGGCAAAACGGCTACAGATGGCCGATTTGATCACCGTCTGTACGAGACTCTATTCTTCGATGATGAATATTTCAATGATGCAGCCAATCCGCGTGTGTACAGTTATACATACAAAGAATGGTGGGATTACAACGGTGTACCTTATGACAAGACTGGTTTTAGAAAATACCTTCCAAAAAGCGAAGATGAATTTTATTCAACCGCAATTGGGAATAATATTCCATTGCTTCGGTATGCAGACGTTTTACTTATGTATGCTGAAACCCTTAACGAATTGGATGAAACGTCAGCTGCAATTCCTCACATCAATGTTGTAAGAGCTCGTGCAGGAATGCCAGCGATGACCGGATCATCAAAATCGGATGTGACTAAACAGATTGAACATGAAAGGATTTGCGAGTTGGCAATGGAAGGAACACGTTTCCACGATTTGAGACGTTGGGGCAAACTTAACACAACAATGGCTGATCACGGAAGAACAGGGGTTAGCGATGCAACACACTTTTTCCCTATTCCTGAAAGTGAAATTAACTCAAATAATGCGATCGAATAA